CATGCGCACCTTGACATGGCGGAAGTCGGCGCTGAGTTCTTGCACCCGAACTCCCGCGCCCAGGTACGGCGGGTACAAGGACATAACCCAGCGCAACAGCCGCGCCTTGCCCAGGCGGCGGGTCAGCCAGTTACGCATCGGGGCGCGTGCCCAGGCCCATGGCCTGACGGGCGAACCAGCGTTTGGCCGGCGGCAACAGGTCCAGGCCGAGCAGGCCCATGTTGCGGCCCAAGGCCACCAACGGCTGGGCACTGCCAAACAGGCGCGTGACTTGATCGGAGAAGCCCACGGTGAGCTTCTGGTCCAAGTGCTGACGCTCGCGATAGCTTTGCAGGGTCGCCAAATCGCCCGCCACCGCCGGCCCGGCCAGCAAGGCTTCGGCCAAGGCGTTCGCGTCACGCAGGGACAGGTTGAACCCCTGCCCGGCAATCGGGTGCAGGCTGTGGGCGGCGTTGCCGAGGACGGCCAGGTGCGAGCGCACTTGTTCTTCGGCTTCCACCAGCGTCAGCGGGTACAGGTGCCGCGCGCCGACTTGTTTCAAGGTGCCCAGGCGGTAGCCGAACACGCCCTGCAATTCACTGAGGAAGCTGCGCTCATCGAGGTTGGCCAGGCGCTGGGCGTCCATGCCGATGCGCGTCCACACCAGCGCGCAGCGGTTGTCCGGCAGCGGCAGCAAGGCCATCGGGCCTTCATCGGTAAAACGCTCGAAGGCCTCACCATTGTGGGCTTCGCTTGGGGTGATGTTGGCGATCAGCGCGCTTTGGTTGTAGGGCCGGGTTTTCACGCCGATGCCCAATTGCTCGCGCAAACCGGAGCGGCCGCCGTCGGCCAGCACCGCGAGGTCGCACTCCAGCACGGTTTCATCGTTGAGAGTCAGGCGATAGCCATCGGGCAGCGGCTCCATGCGGGTGACTTCCGCCGGGCAACGCCAACTGACCACTTCTTTGTCCAGGCCTTGCCACAGGCACTGGCCGAGCCATGCGTTTTCCACCACATAGCCGAGGGCTGGCACGCCCTCTTCCATGGCGGACAGGCGCGCGGTGGAGAAGCGGCCACGGTCCGACACGTGAATCTGTTTGATCGGCTCGGCGCGGCGGGAAATGTCCTGCCACAAACCCAAGCGCTGATAAATCTGCCGAGCGCCGTAAGACAACGCCGACGAACGCGCGTCGTAGCTCGGCTGGTAGCTGTCACCCGGCGCAAACGGTTCGATCAGCACGATCTTCCAGCCACGCGCCTTGGCGCCTGCCTGCAACGCCAACGCCAGGCTGGCGCCCACCAGGCCGCCGCCGATAATGGCCAGGTTGACCCGGCTCATCGGGCAGCCGCCATCAGCGCTTCAATCTCGGCGACGGTCTTGGGCACGCCGCCGGTCAGAATTTCACAGCCTTGCTTGGTCACTACCACGTCGTCCTCGATGCGTACGCCAATGCCACGCCATTTCTTCGCCACGTTCTGGTTGTCCGGCGAAATATAGATGCCGGGTTCCACGGTCAAGGCCATGCCGACTTCCAGCACCCGCCATTCGCCGCCCACTTTATATTCGCCCACATCATGCACATCCATGCCCAGCCAATGGCCGGCGCGGTGCATATAGAAGGCGCGATAGGCTTCGCTGGCGATCAACTCGTCGACGTCGCCTTGCAACAGCCCCAGCTTCACCAGCCCGGCGGTGATGACACGCACCGTCGCCTCATGGGCCTGGTTCCAATGTTTGTTCGGCGCGATCTCGGCAAAGGCGGCTTCCTGGGAGGCCAGCACAATCTCGTAGATCGCCTTTTGCTCGGGCGAAAACTTACCGCTGACCGGCCAGGTGCGGGTGATGTCGCTGGCGTAGCAGTCGATCTCGCAACCGGCGTCGATCAGCACCAGATCGCCGTCCTTGAGCACGGCGTCATTCTGCTGGTAATGCAGGATGCAACTGTTACGCCCGGCAGCGACGATGGAGCCATAGGCCGGCATCTTCGCGCCGCCCTTGCGGAATTCGTAATCCAGCTCGGCTTCCAGGCTGAACTCATACAACCCGGCGCGGCTGGCCTGCATCGCCTTCACATGAGCCGCACAGGAAATTCGCGCAGCCTCGCGCATCACCTTCACTTCTGCCGCCGATTTATACAGGCGCATGTCGTGAAGCAGGTGATCCAGGGCAACAAATTCGTTCGGTGGCTGGGCGCCGAGGTGCGCTTTAGAGCGGATCACGTTGATCCACTCCATCACATGCCGGTCGAATTCGGCGTTGCTGCCCATGGCCGAGTACACCCGGTCACGGCCTTCGATCAGGCCGGGCAGGATGTCGTCGATATCGGTGATGGGGAACGCGTCGTCGGCGCCAAAGTCACGAATCGCGCCTTCGGTGCCGGCGCGCAGGCCGTCCCACAATTCGCGTTCGGCATTGCGCTCGCGGCAGAACAGCACGTACTCGCCGTGCTGGCGACCGGGCATCAGCACGATCACCGCTTCGGGCTCGGGGAAACCGCTGAGGTACTGGAAGTCGCTGTCCTGGCGGTAAACATGCTCGACATCACGGTTGCGGATCGCCACGGCGGCGGCCGGCAAGATCGCGATGCTGTTGGGTTCCATCTGCGCCATGAGCGCCTTGCGGCGACGGGTGTATTCCGCTTTCGGGATATGGATCATGGGCAGATGGGCTTCCTTACTTAGTGCAGCGACGGCTTGGGTGCGGCGGGCTCAGCAGATTTCTTGGTCTCGGTGAACAGCAGCAGCGGCGCGACGCGCAGGTATTCCATCACTTCCATGTAGTCGCCTTCACCGTCTTCGGACTCTTCCAGGGCGTCTTGCACCTGGGAGATCGCTGCCAGGTCTTGCAGCACTTCCTTGGCGTCGGTGCTCAGTTCCAGGCCGCCGGCGTTCACGCCGAAACCGTGGAGGAAG
The sequence above is a segment of the Pseudomonas sp. R76 genome. Coding sequences within it:
- the ubiH gene encoding 2-octaprenyl-6-methoxyphenyl hydroxylase — encoded protein: MSRVNLAIIGGGLVGASLALALQAGAKARGWKIVLIEPFAPGDSYQPSYDARSSALSYGARQIYQRLGLWQDISRRAEPIKQIHVSDRGRFSTARLSAMEEGVPALGYVVENAWLGQCLWQGLDKEVVSWRCPAEVTRMEPLPDGYRLTLNDETVLECDLAVLADGGRSGLREQLGIGVKTRPYNQSALIANITPSEAHNGEAFERFTDEGPMALLPLPDNRCALVWTRIGMDAQRLANLDERSFLSELQGVFGYRLGTLKQVGARHLYPLTLVEAEEQVRSHLAVLGNAAHSLHPIAGQGFNLSLRDANALAEALLAGPAVAGDLATLQSYRERQHLDQKLTVGFSDQVTRLFGSAQPLVALGRNMGLLGLDLLPPAKRWFARQAMGLGTRPDA
- the pepP gene encoding Xaa-Pro aminopeptidase, giving the protein MIHIPKAEYTRRRKALMAQMEPNSIAILPAAAVAIRNRDVEHVYRQDSDFQYLSGFPEPEAVIVLMPGRQHGEYVLFCRERNAERELWDGLRAGTEGAIRDFGADDAFPITDIDDILPGLIEGRDRVYSAMGSNAEFDRHVMEWINVIRSKAHLGAQPPNEFVALDHLLHDMRLYKSAAEVKVMREAARISCAAHVKAMQASRAGLYEFSLEAELDYEFRKGGAKMPAYGSIVAAGRNSCILHYQQNDAVLKDGDLVLIDAGCEIDCYASDITRTWPVSGKFSPEQKAIYEIVLASQEAAFAEIAPNKHWNQAHEATVRVITAGLVKLGLLQGDVDELIASEAYRAFYMHRAGHWLGMDVHDVGEYKVGGEWRVLEVGMALTVEPGIYISPDNQNVAKKWRGIGVRIEDDVVVTKQGCEILTGGVPKTVAEIEALMAAAR